The Neisseria subflava genome has a segment encoding these proteins:
- the rplB gene encoding 50S ribosomal protein L2, producing MAIVKMKPTSAGRRGMVRVVTEGLHKGAPYAPLLEKKNSTAGRNNNGHITTRHKGGGHKHHYRVVDFKRNKDGIPAKVERIEYDPNRTAFIALLCYADGERRYIIAPRGIQAGAVLVSGAEAAIKVGNTLPIRNIPVGTTIHCIEMKPGKGAQIARSAGASAVLLAKEGAYAQVRLRSGEVRKISVNCRATIGEVGNEEQSLKKIGKAGANRWRGIRPTVRGVVMNPVDHPHGGGEGRTGEAREPVSPWGTPAKGYRTRNNKRTDNMIVRRRYSNKG from the coding sequence ATGGCAATCGTTAAAATGAAGCCGACCTCTGCAGGCCGTCGCGGCATGGTTCGCGTGGTAACAGAAGGTTTGCACAAAGGTGCACCTTATGCACCTCTGCTGGAAAAGAAAAATTCTACTGCCGGTCGTAACAACAATGGTCATATCACTACCCGTCATAAAGGCGGTGGTCATAAACATCATTACCGCGTAGTAGATTTTAAACGTAACAAAGACGGTATCCCTGCAAAAGTAGAGCGTATCGAATATGACCCTAACCGTACTGCATTTATCGCATTGTTGTGCTATGCAGATGGTGAGCGTCGCTACATCATTGCTCCTCGTGGTATTCAAGCCGGTGCAGTATTGGTTTCCGGTGCTGAAGCTGCTATCAAAGTAGGTAACACTCTGCCGATCCGCAATATTCCTGTTGGTACAACTATTCACTGTATCGAAATGAAACCTGGTAAAGGTGCGCAAATTGCACGTTCTGCTGGTGCTTCTGCGGTATTGCTTGCAAAAGAAGGCGCTTACGCACAAGTTCGTTTGCGTTCTGGTGAAGTGCGCAAAATTAGCGTGAATTGCCGTGCAACTATCGGTGAAGTTGGTAACGAAGAACAAAGCCTGAAAAAAATCGGTAAAGCTGGTGCTAACCGCTGGCGTGGTATTCGTCCGACCGTTCGTGGTGTTGTAATGAACCCTGTTGATCACCCACATGGTGGTGGTGAAGGCCGTACTGGTGAGGCTCGCGAACCGGTTAGCCCATGGGGTACTCCTGCTAAGGGCTACCGCACTCGTAATAATAAACGCACGGATAACATGATTGTTCGTCGTCGTTACTCAAATAAAGGTTAA
- the rplW gene encoding 50S ribosomal protein L23 encodes MNQQRLTQVILAPIVSEKSNVLAEKRNQMTFKVLANATKPEIKAAVELLFGVQVADVTTVTIKGKVKRFGRTLGRRSDVKKAYVSLAAGQELDLEAAAAAADKE; translated from the coding sequence ATGAATCAACAACGTTTGACTCAAGTAATCTTGGCACCTATCGTTTCTGAAAAAAGCAACGTATTGGCTGAAAAACGTAACCAAATGACGTTTAAAGTTTTGGCAAATGCAACCAAACCTGAAATTAAAGCGGCTGTTGAGCTGCTGTTCGGCGTTCAAGTTGCAGACGTTACTACTGTTACCATTAAAGGTAAAGTTAAACGTTTTGGTCGCACTTTAGGTCGTCGCAGCGATGTTAAAAAGGCTTATGTAAGCTTGGCTGCCGGTCAAGAGTTGGATTTGGAAGCCGCTGCTGCAGCTGCAGATAAGGAATAA
- the rplD gene encoding 50S ribosomal protein L4, with translation MELKVIDAKGQVSGSLAVSDALFAREYNEALVHQLVTAYLANARSGNRAQKTRAEVNHSTKKPWRQKGTGRARSGMTSSPLWRKGGRAFPNKPDENFTQKVNRKMYRAGMATILSQLARDERLFAIEALTAETPKTKVFAEQVKNLGLEQVLFVTKQLDENVYLASRNLPNVLVLEAQQVDPYSLLRYKKVVITKDAVAQLEEQWV, from the coding sequence ATGGAATTGAAAGTAATTGACGCTAAAGGACAAGTATCTGGCAGCTTGGCTGTTTCTGATGCTTTGTTTGCTCGTGAATACAATGAAGCTCTGGTTCACCAACTGGTTACTGCTTACTTGGCAAATGCCCGTTCTGGTAATCGTGCTCAAAAAACTCGTGCCGAAGTAAACCACTCTACTAAAAAACCATGGCGCCAAAAAGGTACCGGTCGTGCTCGCTCCGGTATGACTTCTTCTCCGCTGTGGCGTAAAGGTGGTCGTGCATTCCCAAACAAACCTGACGAAAACTTTACTCAAAAAGTGAACCGTAAAATGTACCGTGCCGGTATGGCGACTATTTTGTCCCAATTGGCTCGTGACGAACGTTTGTTTGCAATCGAAGCATTGACTGCTGAAACTCCTAAAACCAAAGTTTTTGCCGAACAAGTGAAAAACTTGGGTTTGGAGCAAGTGCTGTTTGTAACTAAACAGCTCGACGAGAATGTTTACTTGGCTTCACGCAACTTGCCTAACGTATTGGTTTTGGAAGCTCAACAAGTTGATCCTTACAGCTTGCTGCGTTACAAAAAAGTCGTTATCACTAAAGATGCAGTTGCACAATTAGAGGAGCAATGGGTATGA
- the rplC gene encoding 50S ribosomal protein L3 has product MTLGLVGRKVGMTRVFDEQGVSVPVTVLDMSANRVTQVKSKDTDGYTAVQVTFGQKKANRVNKTEAGHFAKAGVEAGRGLVEFALTEEKLAELKAGDEITVSMFEVGQLVDVTGTSKGKGFSGTIKRHNFGAQRTSHGNSRSHRVPGSIGMAQDPGRVFPGKRMAGQYGNTKATVQKLEVVRVDAERQLLLVKGAVPGSVNSDVVVRPSVKVGA; this is encoded by the coding sequence ATGACTTTAGGTCTGGTTGGACGCAAAGTTGGTATGACTCGCGTGTTCGACGAACAGGGTGTTTCTGTTCCGGTAACTGTTTTGGATATGTCTGCCAACCGCGTTACACAAGTGAAATCCAAAGATACTGACGGCTACACTGCTGTACAAGTTACCTTTGGTCAGAAAAAAGCTAATCGTGTCAACAAAACTGAAGCCGGTCACTTTGCTAAAGCAGGTGTTGAAGCTGGTCGCGGTTTGGTTGAGTTTGCTTTGACTGAAGAAAAACTGGCTGAATTGAAAGCCGGTGATGAAATTACCGTTTCTATGTTTGAAGTTGGTCAATTGGTAGATGTAACCGGTACCTCTAAAGGTAAAGGTTTCTCTGGTACGATCAAACGTCATAACTTCGGTGCTCAACGTACTTCCCACGGTAACTCCCGTTCCCACCGTGTTCCTGGTTCTATCGGTATGGCACAAGACCCTGGCCGCGTGTTCCCTGGTAAGCGTATGGCAGGTCAATACGGCAACACTAAAGCAACTGTTCAAAAATTGGAAGTTGTGCGTGTTGATGCTGAACGCCAACTCTTGTTGGTTAAAGGTGCTGTTCCGGGTTCGGTTAACAGTGACGTCGTGGTTCGTCCTAGCGTGAAAGTAGGTGCGTAA